The Raphanus sativus cultivar WK10039 chromosome 2, ASM80110v3, whole genome shotgun sequence genome includes a region encoding these proteins:
- the LOC108843456 gene encoding protein SEED AND ROOT HAIR PROTECTIVE PROTEIN → MAFSRLSFAASLVVFSSLIISSVANYGNEVNPETGKFIPVAVEGVIMCKSGDKSYPIQGATARIACVKTDAYGKEIVPISIMSSKTDAKGYFFATLFPSQLRAGRTVTKCKVFLYKSPIADCDFPTDVNKGVRGMSLSKYRVLEDKSFKLYWAGPFFYTSEPTYY, encoded by the exons ATGGCTTTCTCACGCCTTTCATTTGCTGCTTCTCTCGTTGTCTTCTCATCCCTAATCATATCCTCAGTTGCTAACTACGGCAATGAAGTCAACCCCGAGACCGGAAAATTTATTCCTGTCGCCGTTGAAGGTGTCATCATGTGCAAGTCCGGTGACAAATCTTACCCAATTcaag GTGCTACGGCAAGAATCGCATGTGTAAAGACAGACGCATATGGCAAAGAGATAGTTCCAATCTCAATAATGAGCAGCAAAACTGATGCTAAAGGTTACTTCTTCGCCACGTTATTCCCTTCACAGCTTCGTGCAGGAAGGACGGTGACCAAGTGCAAAGTTTTCCTTTACAAGTCTCCAATCGCTGATTGCGATTTCCCGACCGATGTGAACAAAGGTGTGAGAGGAATGTCATTGAGCAAGTACCGTGTTCTTGAAGACAAGAGCTTCAAGCTTTACTGGGCTGGTCCTTTTTTCTACACCTCTGAACCTACTTACTACTAA